In the genome of Pseudomonas sp. B33.4, the window CGGGCGGCAGCGGGGCCGAAAGCAATCGGTCCGGCGGCGGCCGACAACCAGCGCTGCACCCGTGCCGCACCGATCGGGTCAGCGGGCAGCCAACGACCATTGCCGTATTTCTGCGCCAGATACACCAGAATCGCGTTGGAGTCGGCCAGCACCACACCGCCGTCATCAATGGCCGGGACTTGGCCAAAACTGTTGATCGCCAGATACGCCGGCTGCTTGTGCTCACCCTTGGCCAGATCGACGAAGATCAGCTCGGTCGGCAATTGCAGCAGGGACAGCATCAACTCGACACGGTGGGCGTGGCCGGAACGTGGAAAGTTGTAGAGTTTGATCGCTTGCATGGTCGACTCCGCTGAACAGGGGCGCCGCTGCGGGGATGAGAGCGCCGATGGAGGCCATCTTGCGCTGATCGCGAAAACAACAGAATAACCAGCAACCGCAATCGATTATTTCATTCAGTGCAATAACGCCGCATTTTTCAATGCGGGATGTTCGCGCAAAGCCTCAGCCGTGAAATCGACAAAACTGCGGATCCGCGCGGGCGCCTTGCGCCCACCCTGATACACGACATGGATCGGCAGCGGCGGCAGTTCGAATTCCGCGAGGACTATTTCCAGTGCGCCGGCCGCAACCTGGCTCGCCACTTGATAGGACAACACGCGAGTCAACCCCAACCCCGTGCAAGCTGCCGTAATTGCAGCCTGATTGGCGGTAACAATCAGACGCGGCTCAGGACGCACACTGAGCGGTTCGCCACCGTCGAGAAACGGCCAACTGCGCTGCTGCCCGATCGCTGAAGTCGCCACCACTGGCGCCCCCGCCAACGCGTGGGGATGCAGCGGTCGACCATACTTGGCAAAGTATTTGGGCGAGCCGCAAATGACCCGACGCACCTCACCGACCCGAATCGCATGCTGATTGCTGTCCGGCAGATCGCCGATGCGCACCGCCACATCGATGCCTTCCTCGACCATGTTGACCATCCGATCGACCAGGACGGCATTGATCGTGACATCCGGATACTGCGCGAGATAACGCGCCATCACCGGCGTCACAAACAAATCACCGAACAACACAGGCGCCGTCACCGTCAGTTGCCCACGCGGCTCGGCATGACTGCCCGCCGCCGAATCCTCGGCTTCCTGCACCTCGGCGAGAATCCTCCGACAATCCTCCAGATAACGCTGCCCGGCTTCGCTCAAATGCACACTGCGCGTGGTACGAATCAGCAACTGCGTACCGATCCGCAACTCCAGCGCCGCCACCGCCCGCGTGACGCTGGCGGCCGACAACCCCAGACGCCGCGCGGCCGCTGAGAAGCCTTGCTCCTGGGCGACGGTGGTGAAGATGTGCATTTCCTGGAAGCGATCCATGGTGCCTCTCGAGTCAGATACAAAAATCGCAGCCGAAGCTGCGATTTTTTTGGGCGTAGGTCAGCTGTGGATAACTTATTCCACCGTCACCGACTTCGCCAGGTTACGCGGCTGATCGACGTCCGTACCTTTAAGCACCGCCACGTAGTACGACAGCAACTGCAGCGGAACCGTGTAGAGGATCGGCGAGAGGATGTCGTGGATGTGCGGCATCTGCACTACGTGGGTGCCTTCGCCGTTGGTCATCCCGGCTTTTTCGTCGGCGAACACGATCAGCTCGCCGCCACGGGCGCGGACTTCCTGCAGGTTGGATTTGAGCTTTTCCAGCAGTTCGTTGTTCGGCGCCACGGTGACTACCGGCATGTCGTTATCCACAAGCGCCAGCGGACCGTGTTTCAGTTCGCCAGCCGGATAGGCTTCGGCGTGGATGTAGGAGATTTCCTTGAGTTTTAGGGCACCTTCCATCGCCACCGGGAATTGCGCACCACGGCCAAGGAACAGCGTGTGGTTTTTCTCGGCGAACAATTCGGCGATCTTCTCCACGGTGCTGTCCATGGCGAGTGCTTCGCCGAGACGGGTTGGCAGACGACGCAACTCTTCGACCAGACGCGCTTCAACGCCGTTGGCCAAGGTGCCGCGCACTTGGCCCAGCGACAGGGTCAGCAGCAGTAGGCCAACCAATTGCGTGGTGAACGCTTTGGTCGAGGCCACGCCGATTTCACGGCCTGCCTGGGTCAGCAGGGTCAGATCGGATTCGCGTACCAGCGAGCTGATGCCGACGTTGCAGATGGCCAGACTGGCGAGGAAGCCGAGTTCCTTGGCGTTGCGCAGGGCAGCCAGGGTGTCGGCGGTTTCGCCGGATTGCGAGATGGTCACGAACAGGGTGTCCGGCTGCACCACGACTTTGCGGTAACGGAATTCGCTGGCGACTTCGACCTGGCACGGGATACCGGCCAGTTCTTCAAGCCAGTAACGCGCGACCATGCCAGCGTGATAACTGGTACCGCACGCGACGATCTGCACGTTGCGGACTTTGGCGAACAGCTCGGCCGCTTGTGGGCCGAATGCTTGCACCAGCACCTGATCATTGCTCAGGCGACCTTCGAGGGTGCGTTGTACAACGGCCGGTTGCTCGTGGATTTCCTTGAGCATGTAGTGGCGGTATTCACCTTTGTCGGCGGCTTCGGCACCGTCGCTGTACTGCACGGTCTGGCGCTCGACGGCATTGCCATTGATGTCCCAGATCTGCACGTTGTCGCGGCGAATTTCGGCGATATCGCCTTCTTCCAGGTACATGAAGCGGTCGGTGACCTGACGCAGCGCCAACTGGTCAGACGCGAGGAAGTTCTCGCCAAGGCCCAATCCAATCACCAACGGGCTGCCACTGCGCGCGGCGACCAGACGATCCGGCTGCTTGGCATTGATCACCGCCAAACCATAAGCACCGTGCAGTTCCTTGACCGTCGCTTTCAGCGCAACGCTCAGATCTGGCTGGTCCTTGAGTTTGTGGCTGAGCAGGTGGGCGATGACTTCGGTGTCGGTGTCCGAAGTAAACACGTAACCCAGCGCTATCAGTTGTTCACGCAGGGCTTCGTGGTTTTCGATGATGCCGTTGTGCACCACCGCGATGTCGCCGGAGAAATGCGGGTGGGCGTTGCGTTCGCAGGGTGCGCCGTGGGTTGCCCAGCGGGTGTGGGCAATGCCCAGACGGCCGACCAACGGGTGTTCGGCCAGCGCCGCTTCGAGTTCGCTGACTTTACCCGGGCGACGCATGCGCTCGAGGGTTTCGTCGTTGGTGAAGACCGCGACACCGGCGCTGTCGTAGCCGCGGTATTCAAGGCGCTTGAGGCCTTCGAGCAGGATGGCGGTGATATTACGTTCAGCAACTGCGCCGACAATTCCACACATGCTTATTTCTCCTGACTGACAGCCGCGCAAATCACGGTGATACCGCGGGCCTGAATCTGATCGCGTGCCTCGCTAGGCAGGCGATCATCGGTAATTAGGGTATGGACGCTGCTCCACGGCAGTTCCAGATTGGGGATCTTGCGACCGATCTTGTCGGCCTCGACCATGACGATGACTTCCCGCGCCACTTCAGCCATGACCCGGCTCAAACCGAGCAGCTCATTGAAGGTGGTGGTGCCACGAACCAGATCGATGCCATCGGCGCCAATGAACAACTGGTCGAAGTCGTAAGAGCGTAGTACCTGCTCGGCAACCTGGCCCTGAAAGGATTCCGAATGCGGATCCCAGGTGCCACCGGTCATCAGCAGCACCGGCTCGTGCTCGAGTTCGCTCAAGGCGTTGGCGACGTGCAGGGAGTTGGTCATCACCACCAGACCGGGCTGTTGTCCAAGTTCCGGGATCATCGCGGCGGTGGTGCTGCCGCTGTCGATGATGATGCGCGCATGTTCGCGGATGCGTTTCACCGCCGCGCGGGCAATCGCCTGTTTGTATTTGGAAACGCTCTGCGCAGTTTCCGCGACCAGTTCCTGCGGCATAGTGATCGCCCCGCCGTAGCGGCGCAGCAACAGACCATGAGTTTCCAGCGCGGCGAGATCCTTGCGAATCGTAACTTCGGAGGTTTCGAAGCGCTTGGCCAGTTCATCCACACTGACTTCGCCCTGCTCGTTGAGCAAGGCGAGGATGTTGTGGCGGCGTTGCGGCGTGTTGCGTTTCGACATAGCGACTTAAGTTTCGATTCGAAAGATAACGGAAGCAATCAAAACCTATCAGCCATAAATCGTCAAGCCGTCATCCCAAAAAAAATCGCAACCCCAACATTCCCCGTAGGAACTGTCGAAGGCTGCGATCTTTTGATCTTCAAAATGCCGCTGTGGATAACTCAGCTTTTCTTGATCTTCTCCGGTCGCTTCCAGCCATCGATGTTTCTCTGCCGCGCTCGGCCCACGGCCAACTGCGCGTTATCCACATTCTGCGTAATGGTCGACCCCGCCGCCGTGGTCGCACCGGCGGAGATATCCACAGGTGCTACCAACGAGTTGTTGGAGCCGATGAACACGTCCGCACCCAACACTGTTTTCCACTTGTTGGCGCCATCGTAGTTGCAGGTGATGGTGCCGGCGCCAATGTTGGTACGCGCACCGATCTCGGCATCGCCCAGATAAGTCAGGTGTCCTGCTTTGGCGCCCTCACCCATATGGGCGTTTTTCAGCTCGACAAAGTTACCCACATGCGCACGAGCTTCGAGCACGGTGCCTGGACGCAGGCGCGCGAACGGTCCGGCATCACTGCCCTCGCCGAGCACCGCACCTTCAATGTGCGAGTTGGCCTTGATCACCACGCCTTTGCGCAGGGTGCTGTCCTTGATCACACAGTTCGGACCGATCTCCACATCATCTTCGATGACCACGTTGCCTTCGAGAATCACGTTGATGTCGATCAGCACGTCACGACCCACGGTCACTTCGCCACGCACATCGAAACGTGCCGGATCCCGCAAGGTGACACCTTGCGCCATCAGACGACGGCCAGCGCGCAACTGGTAATGACGCTCCAGCTCGGACAGCTGCTTGCGATCATTGGCGCCCTGCACTTCCATCGGATCGTGCGGTTGTTCGGTGGCCACCACCAGACCATCGCTCACCGCCATCTCGATCACGTCGGTCAGGTAGTACTCGCCTTGGGCATTGTTGTTCGACAAGCGGCTCATCCAGTCGGCCAAGTGATTGGCCGGGACTGCGAGAATGCCAGTGTTGCCTTCAGTGATCGCGCGTTGCGCTTCGCTTGCGTCTTTGTGTTCGACGATTGCGGCCACCTTGCCGTCGGCATCACGCACGATGCGGCCGTAACCGGTAGGGTCTTCCAGCTCGACGGTGAGCAACCCCATCTGCCCAGGCACGACATGTTTGAGCAGGCGCTGCAGGGTTTCGACTTCAATCAGCGGCACGTCACCGTAGAGAATCAGTACGGTGTCGGCAGTAATGAATGGCACAGCCTGGGCTGTGGCGTGGCCAGTGCCCTGTTGTTTGTCTTGAAGGACGAAATTCAGATCGTCAGCAGCCAGACGTTCACGCACTACGTCAGCGCCATGGCCGATGACCACGTGAATGCGTTGTGGATCGAGTTGGCGGGCGCTGTGGATAACATGGCCCAGCATGGAATTGCCGGCAATCGGATGCAGTACTTTCGGCAGGGCCGAACGCATACGAGTGCCTTGACCGGCCGCGAGGATAACGATTTCAAGAGACATGACTGGCTACCAATCCTGGGTGGTCAGCAACTGCGACCGGGTTTCGGGAATTCGGAAAAGAAAAAAGGGTAGCCGAGGCTACCCTTTTTTATCAATCGCACAACAAGCGGCTGACGGATTAACCGCCAAACTTCTTGCGGATCTGCTGGACGGTGCGCAGCTGAGCTGCAGCCTCGGCCAGACGTGCTGACGCAGCGCTGTAGTCGAAATCAGCGCCTTTTTCATGCAGAGCATGCTCGGCAGCCTTGAGAGCTGCTTGAGCCTGAGCTTCATCCAGGTCGGCGGCACGTTGCACGGTATCGGCAAGCACTTTGACCATGTTCGGCTGAACCTCGAGGAAACCACCGGAGATGTAGAACACCTCGGCTTCCCCGCCTTGCTTGATCAGGCGGATCGGACCTGGCTTCAGATTAGTGATCAGCGGCGCGTGACCCAGAGCGATACCAAGATCACCCAGTGCACCGTGCGCAATCACCATCTCGACCAGGCCGGAAAAGATTTCCCCTTCCGCGCTGACGATATCGCAATGGACTGTCATAGCCATCTGATTGCCTCAACCTAAATTAGCGCCCGTTGCCGGGCGCCGGGATTACAGTTTCTTGGCTTTCTCGATCGCTTCTTCGATGCCGCCAACCATGTAGAACGCTTGTTCTGGCAGGTGGTCGTAGTCACCGTTGAGGATGCCTTTGAAGCCAGCAATGGTGTCTTTCAGGGAAACGTATTTACCCGAAGCACCGGTGAAGACTTCAGCCACGAAGAACGGCTGCGACAAGAAGCGCTGGATCTTACGAGCACGGTTTACCAACTGCTTGTCGGCTTCCGACAGCTCGTCCATACCCAGGATCGCGATGATGTCCTTCAGCTCTTTGTAACGTTGCAGAACGTACTGAACGCCGCGAGCGGTGTCGTAGTGGTCCTGGCCGATTACGTTCGGGTCCAGCTGGCGCGAAGTCGAATCCAGTGGATCTACTGCCGGGTAGATACCCAGGGAAGCGATGTCACGGGACAGAACGACGGTGGCGTCCAAGTGGGCGAAGGTGGTCGCTGGCGACGGGTCGGTCAAGTCATCCGCAGGTACGTATACCGCTTGGATCGAGGTGATCGAACCTTCCTTGGTCGAAGTGATACGTTCTTGCAGAACGCCCATCTCTTCAGCCAGGGTCGGCTGGTAACCTACTGCCGAAGGCATACGGCCCAGCAGTGCGGATACTTCAGTACCGGCCAGGGTGTAACGATAGATGTTGTCGACGAACAGCAGAACGTCGTTACCTTCGTCACGGAACTTCTCGGCCATGGTCAGACCGGTCAGTGCTACGCGCAGACGGTTACCCGGCGGCTCGTTCATCTGACCGTAAACCAGTGCCACTTTGTCCAGAACGTTGGAGTCCTTCATCTCGTGGTAGAAGTCGTTACCCTCACGAGTACGCTCACCCACACCGGCGAACACGGAATAACCGCTGTGCTCGATGGCGATGTTACGGATCAGTTCCATCATGTTTACGGTTTTGCCTACACCGGCACCACCGAACAGACCAACTTTACCGCCTTTGGCAAACGGGCAAACCAGGTCGATAACCTTGATGCCGGTTTCCAGCAGGTCGTTGCCGCCTGCCTGTTCAGCGAACGAAGGCGCTGGACGGTGAATGCCCCAACGCTCTTCGGTGTCGATCGGGCCAGCTTCGTCGATCGGGTTACCGAGGACGTCCATGATCCGGCCCAGGGTCGCTTTACCGACCGGTACGGAGATGGCTGCGCCAGAGTCGGTAACTTCCAGACCGCGCTTCAAGCCCTCGGTGGAACCCATCGCAATGGTACGAACCACGCCGTCGCCCAGCTGCTGCTGAACTTCCAGAGTGGTGCCGGCATCGCTTTTTACTTTCAAAGCGTTGTAGATGCTCGGTACGCTGTCGCGTGGAAATTCCACGTCGATAACGGCGCCGATGATTTGAACGATACGTCCGCTACTCATAGCTGGATCCTCTGAATATTTGAACCGTTAAACCGCGGCAGCGCCGCCGACGATTTCCGAGATCTCTTGGGTGATCGCAGCCTGACGCGCCTTGTTGTAGATCAGCTGCAAATCGCTGATCAAATCACCGGCGTTGTCGGTAGCGTTCTTCATCGCGATCATCCGCGCAGCTTGTTCAGCCGCGTTGTTCTCGACCACCGCCTGGTAGACCTGCGACTCAACGTAGCGGACCATCAAGCCGTCAAGCAGCTCTTTGGCATCCGGTTCGTAGAGATAGTCCCAGTGGTGCTTGAGATCCTGATCCGGGGTGGCCACCAGTGGAATCAACTGCTCCACGGTAGGCTGTTGCGTCATGGTGTTGATGAACTTGTTGGACACCACGGACAGGCGGTCAATACGGCCGTCCAGGTAGGCATCCAGCATCACCTTGACGCTGCCGATCAGATCATTGATCGACGGCTCTTCACCCAGGTGGCTGATAGCTGCAACGACGTTACCGCCGAAGTTGCGGAAAAAGGCCGCACCCTTGCTACCAACAACACACAGATCAATCTCGACGCCGTTTTCGCGGTTTACCGCCATGTCCTTGACCAGGGCCTTGAACAGGTTGGTGTTCAAGCCACCGCACAAACCACGGTCACTGCTCACAACGACATAACCAACACGCTTGATTTCGCGGTCGATCATGAACGGGTGGCGGTATTCCGGGTTGGCGTTGGCCAGATGCCCAATTACCTGGCGGATACGCTCCGCATAAGGACGGCTAGCAGCCATGCGCATTTGTGCCTTGCGCATTTTGCTGACCGCCACTTTTTCCATGGCGCTGGTAATCTTTTGCGTGCTTTTGATGCTCGCAATCTTACTGCGAATCTCTTTTGCGCCTGCCATGTAACACCTATCAGGTTAGCAAGCGGGAGCCTCGCGGCTCCCGCTGCGGCTTACCAGGTTTGGGTGGCCTTGAACTTCTCGATACCGGCTTTCATGCCAGCGTCGATTTCGTCATTGAAGTCACCTTTAACGTTGATCTTGGCCATCAAATCGGCGTGATCGCGGTTGAAGAAAGCAATCAGCGCTTGTTCGAAGCTGCCGATCTTGGCGATTTCAATGTCAGTCAGGAACCCACGCTCAGCGGCATACAGCGACAGCGCCATGTCAGCGATCGACATTGGTGCGTATTGCTTCTGCTTCATCAGCTCGGTAACGCGCTGACCATGCTCAAGTTGCTTACGGGTCGCTTCGTCCAGGTCAGAAGCGAACTGGGCGAATGCCGCCAGTTCACGGTACTGAGCCAGAGCGGTACGGATACCACCGGACAGCTTCTTGATGATCTTGGTCTGAGCGGCACCACCCACACGGGATACCGAAACACCGGCGTTCACTGCAGGGCGGATGCCCGAGTTGAACATGGCCGATTCCAGGAAGATCTGACCGTCGGTGATGGAAATCACGTTGGTCGGAACGAACGCGGAAACGTCGCCAGCCTGGGTTTCGATGATCGGCAGTGCGGTCAGGGAACCGGTTTTGCCGGTCACTGCGCCGTTGGTGAACTTCTCTACATATTCTTCCGAAACGCGGGATGCGCGCTCCAGCAGACGGGAGTGGAGATAGAACACGTCGCCTGGGTAAGCTTCACGGCCTGGTGGACGGCGCAGCAGCAGGGAAATCTGGCGGTAAGCCACTGCTTGCTTGGACAGATCGTCATAAACGATCAGCGCGTCTTCACCGCGGTCGCGGAAGAATTCACCCATGGTGCAACCGGAGTACGGTGCCAGGAATTGCAGCGCAGGAGATTCCGAAGCACTGGCAGCCACGATGATCGTGTTGGCCAGGGCGCCGTTTTCTTCCAGCTTGCGAACCACGTTGGCGATGGTCGATTGCTTCTGACCAATAGCTACGTAGACGCAGAAAATGCCGCTGTCTTTCTGGTTGATGATCGCGTCGATCGCCAGAGCGGTTTTACCGATCTGACGGTCACCGATGATCAGCTCACGCTGGCCACGGCCGACAGGAATCATGGCATCGACAGCCTTGTAGCCAGTCTGTACAGGCTGGTCTACCGACTTACGCCAGATCACGCCCGGAGCAACTTTCTCGACCGCGTCGGTCTCGGTGTTGCCCAGTGGACCTTTGCCGTCAACAGGGTTACCCAGTGCGTCGACTACGCGACCCAGCAGTTCCTTACCAACCGGAACTTCGAGGATGCGGCCGGTGCACTTGGCGCTCATGCCTTCAGCCAGAGACTGGTAAGCGCCCAGTACAACGGCACCTACGGAGTCTTGCTCCAGGTTGAGGGCCATACCGTAGACGCCGCCCGGAAACTCGATCATCTCGCCGTACATTACGTCGGCCAGACCGTGAATCCGCACGATGCCGTCAGATACGCTGACGACAGTGCCTTCGTTACGGGCTTGGGAGGTCACATCGAGCTTGTCGATGCGGCCCTTGATAATTTCACTTATTTCGGAAGGATTGAGTTGCTGCATTGCTCTGCTGCCCCTTCAAACTCAAGATTTCAATGCTTCGGCAAGTTTCGCGATTTTGCCGCGAATCGAGCCATCGATAACCAGGTCGCCGGCGCGGATAACGACACCACCTATAAGGGCAGCATCCTCCGCAACTTGCAGGCGCACTTCCCGGTTGAGTCGTGCACTGAGAACCTTGGCGAGTTTGTCTTGCTGTTCTTGGTTCAATGCAAAAGCACTGGTCACTTCAACGTCTACCGACTTCTCTTGTTCGGCCTTGTACAGGTCGAAAAGAGCGGCAATCTCCGGCAGAAGCGGGAGACGGTCGTTTTCGGCAACGACATTGATGAAGTTCTGTGCCTTGGCATCAAACTTGTCGCCGCACACGTCAATAAACGTGGCGGCCTTTTCTGCGCTCGTCAGTCGCGGGGCCTTGAGCACGCGCTGCATGGTGTCATCTTGTGACACCGCTGCAGCCAGGCCGAGCATGGCTGACCAATTGGCCAGTTGCTGGTGGGCCTGAGCGTGCTCGAAGGCCGCCTTAGCGTAAGGTCGGGCCAACGTGGTCAGTTCTGCCATGATCGCCCTCGCTTAGATTTCAGCAGCCAGTTGGTTAACCAGCTCTGCGTGCGCGTTTTGATCGATTGTGGCACCCAGGATCTTCTCGGCGCCGCCGACAGCCAGCAAACCCACTTGGGCGCGCAGCTTGTCTTTGACACTGTTCAGTTCCTGTTCGATCTCGGCTTGAGCCTGAACCTTCACACGGTCAGCATCGACACGGGCCTTTTCAACGGCCTCTTCGACAATCTGGTTACCGCGTTTCTTGGCTTGCTCGATGATTTCAGCTGCCTGAGCTTTCGCTTCGCGCAGTTGCTGACCCGCTTTTTCTTGGGCCAACTCCAGGTCGCGAGCTGCACGGCTGGCAGCGTCCAGACCATCAGCGATCTTCTTTTGACGTTCGTGCAGAGCAGCGATGACCGGAGGCCATACATACTTCATGCAGAACAGTACAAAAATCAGGAACGCAACGGACTGGCCAATCAGGGTCGCATTAATGTTCACGCCAACACCTCGCAGTTACGTTGTCCATCACATCAAATTACTCGGAAGAATCCGGGTAATTAGCCAGCGATCTGACCAACGAACGGGTTCGCAAAGGTGAAGAACAGAGCGATACCAACACCGATCATGGTTACGGCGTCGAGCAGACCGGCAACGATGAACATTTTAACTTGCAGCATTGGAACCATTTCTGGCTGACGCGCTGCGCCTTCCAGGAACTTGCCGCCCAGCAGGCCGAAACCAATTGCGGTACCCAGTGCGCCCAGGCCGATCAACAGTGCAACAGCGATAGCGGTTAGACCAACTACAGTTTCCATCTTTCCTCCCGACTTTTACGTCGTATGGTTTAGGTTTTTTAGATTAAAGCGGTAAAACAAATCGTTTCAGGTGCCCTGTGAAGAGCCCCTTCCCGTTTGACCGGGAAGGACATCAGACTAGTCGAGACTGGCCTTAATGGTTTTCTTCGTGCGCCATCGACAGGTAGACGATGGTCAGCATCATGAAGATGAACGCCTGCAGGGTGATGATCAGGATGTGGAACACAGCCCACGCCCACTGCAGAACAACGCCCAGGCCGCTCAGCCAGAGCAGACCGCTGCCGAACATCACAGCGATCAGAATGAACACCAGCTCGCCGGCATACATGTTGCCGAACAGACGCAGAGCCAGAGAGATCGGTTTGGCGATCAGGGTCACGAATTCCAGCAGGAAGTTCACCGGGATCAGCAGCGCTTGAACGAAGATGTTCTTGCTGCCGAACGGGTGCAGGGTCAGCTCGCCGATGAAGCCGCCGAGGCCCTTGACCTTGATGCTATAGAAAATGATCAGTGCGAAAACCGAGAACGCCATGCCCAGCGTCGCGTTCGGGTCGGTAGTCGACACGGCACGGAACGGGATGTGGTGGTCGCCGGTGATCAGGATGGCCAGCTGAGGAATCCAGTCGACCGGTACCAGGTCGACGGCGTTCATCAGGAACACCCAGACGAAGATGGTCAGTGCCAGCGGTGCAATCACCGGGCTACGGCCATGGAAGCTGTCTTTCACGCTGCCATCGACGAATTCGACCAATACTTCAACGAAGTTCTGCAAAGCACCCGGCTGACCCGAAGTCGCTTTCTTTGCCGCCATGCGGAAAAGAAGTACGAAGATCAGACCCAACGCGACCGACCAGCCGAGAGTATCGACGTGGAAAGCCCAGAAGCCCATTTCTTTGGCTTCTGCTGCGGTATGGGCAAAGCCCCAGCCGCCGTTAGGTAGCTGACCGAAGGTCAGGTTCTGCAAGTGGTGCTGGATATAGCCCGAAGCGGTTGTTTCTGCCATGGTTGCCTCAAACGCCCTAAGGTCTCGAAAGTCTTGTTCTCATCAGCAGGGGAGCGAACCAGCTGACCGACTGAGTCAGCACGAACGCGCCGAATACAGCTATCGGCGCCAGTGGCTTCACACCTGCAAACACCAGTGCAAAGAGCACTGCCGTCAAAATCAGTTTGCCTGCCTCGCCGGCATAAAAAGACCGAACGATGGACTGGGCTGCTCGGGCGCCGGAAAACCGAAATGCCTTGTGAGCGAAATAAACATTGGGCAGCAAGGCTATCAGGCCTCCGCAAAGTCCCGAGTATCCGGCAACGACTCCATGCCACTGCCAGAGCGCCAAAGCGGCAATGAGCAAAATGACAAATTGAGCCATCAACACCGGAAAAACCGCCAGGCGATGGAACGGCAGGCGGTTTGGCTTGCGGGTTTCCATCACTATTGCTCTCCAATGGTCGGCTGCCAGAATTCAATAACTTGGCATAATTTGTGCCGACAAAATGCGCGCAGAGTATAGGGGCGGTTCTGCCCCTATTCAACTGTCAGGTAGTGATTTCCGACTGCGCGCTACATGAGGAAATGTTTCAGCGGATGTGTGCGAGCACACCTTGAAGCTCATCGAGGGAGTTATAACCGATCACCAACTGACCCTTTCCCTTCTTGCCATGGCGAATCTGCACCGCAGAGCCTAGGCGCTCGGCCAGACGCTGTTCGAGACGGGCGATATCCGGGTCGGGTTTGGTCGCTTCCAAAGGCTCCGGTTTGCCACTCAACCACTGGCGAACCAGTGCCTCAGTTTGGCGCACGGTGAGGCCGCGTGCGACAACATGTCGCGCCCCTTCCACCTGCTGATTGTCCGGCAGACCGAGCAAAGCACGGGCATGACCCATTTCCAGGTCGCCGTGGGACAGCATGGTCTTGATGACTTCCGGCAGTGCAATAAGCCGCAAAAGGTTAGCCACAGTGACGCGGGACTTACCCACAGCCTCGGCAACCTGCTGCTGAGTGAGCTGGAATTCCTGCTGCAAACGCTGCAGGGCCACCGCTTCCTCGATCGGGTTGAGGTCTTCGCGCTGGATGTTCTCGATCAGCGCAATGGCGATTGCAGTTTCATCCGGCACATCGCGGACCATCGCCGGGATGGTTTCCTGCCCGGCTTGCTGACTCGCACGCCAGCGACGTTCACCGGCGATGATCTCGAAGCGGCCACCGCCAATAGGGCGCACCACGATCGGCTGCATCACGCCTTGGGCCTTGATCGACGCCGCCAGTTCTTCCAGCGCCTGCGGATCCATGTCCCGGCGCGGCTGGTATTTGCCGCGCTGCAGCAGGTCCAGCGGCAAGTGCTGCAATTCACGGGTGTCAGCTTGCGCGGCTTGTTCTTCCAGCGCGCTGACGGTTGGACCACTCAGC includes:
- a CDS encoding F0F1 ATP synthase subunit epsilon, whose amino-acid sequence is MAMTVHCDIVSAEGEIFSGLVEMVIAHGALGDLGIALGHAPLITNLKPGPIRLIKQGGEAEVFYISGGFLEVQPNMVKVLADTVQRAADLDEAQAQAALKAAEHALHEKGADFDYSAASARLAEAAAQLRTVQQIRKKFGG
- the atpD gene encoding F0F1 ATP synthase subunit beta, which encodes MSSGRIVQIIGAVIDVEFPRDSVPSIYNALKVKSDAGTTLEVQQQLGDGVVRTIAMGSTEGLKRGLEVTDSGAAISVPVGKATLGRIMDVLGNPIDEAGPIDTEERWGIHRPAPSFAEQAGGNDLLETGIKVIDLVCPFAKGGKVGLFGGAGVGKTVNMMELIRNIAIEHSGYSVFAGVGERTREGNDFYHEMKDSNVLDKVALVYGQMNEPPGNRLRVALTGLTMAEKFRDEGNDVLLFVDNIYRYTLAGTEVSALLGRMPSAVGYQPTLAEEMGVLQERITSTKEGSITSIQAVYVPADDLTDPSPATTFAHLDATVVLSRDIASLGIYPAVDPLDSTSRQLDPNVIGQDHYDTARGVQYVLQRYKELKDIIAILGMDELSEADKQLVNRARKIQRFLSQPFFVAEVFTGASGKYVSLKDTIAGFKGILNGDYDHLPEQAFYMVGGIEEAIEKAKKL
- the atpG gene encoding F0F1 ATP synthase subunit gamma — protein: MAGAKEIRSKIASIKSTQKITSAMEKVAVSKMRKAQMRMAASRPYAERIRQVIGHLANANPEYRHPFMIDREIKRVGYVVVSSDRGLCGGLNTNLFKALVKDMAVNRENGVEIDLCVVGSKGAAFFRNFGGNVVAAISHLGEEPSINDLIGSVKVMLDAYLDGRIDRLSVVSNKFINTMTQQPTVEQLIPLVATPDQDLKHHWDYLYEPDAKELLDGLMVRYVESQVYQAVVENNAAEQAARMIAMKNATDNAGDLISDLQLIYNKARQAAITQEISEIVGGAAAV
- the atpA gene encoding F0F1 ATP synthase subunit alpha, with the protein product MQQLNPSEISEIIKGRIDKLDVTSQARNEGTVVSVSDGIVRIHGLADVMYGEMIEFPGGVYGMALNLEQDSVGAVVLGAYQSLAEGMSAKCTGRILEVPVGKELLGRVVDALGNPVDGKGPLGNTETDAVEKVAPGVIWRKSVDQPVQTGYKAVDAMIPVGRGQRELIIGDRQIGKTALAIDAIINQKDSGIFCVYVAIGQKQSTIANVVRKLEENGALANTIIVAASASESPALQFLAPYSGCTMGEFFRDRGEDALIVYDDLSKQAVAYRQISLLLRRPPGREAYPGDVFYLHSRLLERASRVSEEYVEKFTNGAVTGKTGSLTALPIIETQAGDVSAFVPTNVISITDGQIFLESAMFNSGIRPAVNAGVSVSRVGGAAQTKIIKKLSGGIRTALAQYRELAAFAQFASDLDEATRKQLEHGQRVTELMKQKQYAPMSIADMALSLYAAERGFLTDIEIAKIGSFEQALIAFFNRDHADLMAKINVKGDFNDEIDAGMKAGIEKFKATQTW
- a CDS encoding F0F1 ATP synthase subunit delta; the encoded protein is MAELTTLARPYAKAAFEHAQAHQQLANWSAMLGLAAAVSQDDTMQRVLKAPRLTSAEKAATFIDVCGDKFDAKAQNFINVVAENDRLPLLPEIAALFDLYKAEQEKSVDVEVTSAFALNQEQQDKLAKVLSARLNREVRLQVAEDAALIGGVVIRAGDLVIDGSIRGKIAKLAEALKS
- a CDS encoding F0F1 ATP synthase subunit B, yielding MNINATLIGQSVAFLIFVLFCMKYVWPPVIAALHERQKKIADGLDAASRAARDLELAQEKAGQQLREAKAQAAEIIEQAKKRGNQIVEEAVEKARVDADRVKVQAQAEIEQELNSVKDKLRAQVGLLAVGGAEKILGATIDQNAHAELVNQLAAEI
- the atpE gene encoding F0F1 ATP synthase subunit C, with product METVVGLTAIAVALLIGLGALGTAIGFGLLGGKFLEGAARQPEMVPMLQVKMFIVAGLLDAVTMIGVGIALFFTFANPFVGQIAG